Proteins encoded together in one Temnothorax longispinosus isolate EJ_2023e chromosome 5, Tlon_JGU_v1, whole genome shotgun sequence window:
- the Mbc gene encoding dedicator of cytokinesis protein 1 isoform X11: MLSNIILYLLYNLFLSVSCLCFRCCEKDSLDGTLRRIIAQKETNIQKHVNGNIANVTGGQGLWTSLKLLRGDPKQVRDENPHLVLGNVAIARKMGFPEVILPGDVRNDLYLTLISGEFSKGSKSTDKNVEVTVKVCNEHGIAIPGVMTLGGGASPIDEYRSVIYYHEDKPRWCETFKIAIPIEEFKQAHLKFTFKHRSSNEAKDKSEKPFALSYVRLMQRNGTTLQDIQHELLVYKLEQKKYDESDISYFKLPSTRGELAELNMEKKPSLGSLTLSSKDSFLIATNICSTKLTQNVDLLGLLNWASHNTDLKESLAALMKVDGEEIVKFLQDVLDALFNILMSNSDSDVYDDMVFECLLYIIGLVSDRKYQHFQPVLDLYISESFSATLAYKKLIAVLRKRIDNVNNGDGQERDLLLKTMKSLQYCMRFIVESRLLFTELNQDEEEFSQTLTDLLRSIVNLMSHETDGTLLVQGACLKYLPTTIPHLLRVYSGKQLSTILTDLLVTLPTGRLTKQKMMTVNDIVHSPLFLNVDCRAILLPRITILVRDLLESKEEGLSSTPGKSVAKVARLLGENRHRLNQHRGYSEEVELCVKILSDILELTFRKDVGSTVSDVKEIMLTALRTIIQTVISMDRENPLVGNLVSVMLAIFRQMTQLHYEVYINHFGTKIDLLDFLMEILLVFKDLVSRSVFPGDWCEMIMLQNNIILNSLRYFSATIRDYFFTEFEHQAWSNFFHCAIAFLTQPALQLETFTSTKRNRIIKRYKDMRRATVFEIRSMWFNLGQHKILFVPSLVGAILEMALIPDTELRKATIPIFFDMMQCEYYSSRIVEGYGDTKRDPAHIKANFMEYENEMIAKLDILVEGGRGDEQFRTLWTDVMGSLCEKHSTMREQGLRFVDTIARLMERLLQYRDIIHAESQEHRMLCTVNLLEFYSEINRKEMYIRYVNKLCELHLECDNYTEAAYSLKLHSQLLAWSDQPLSPLLISHRYPLCQTHRELKEALYNDIIDYFDKGRMWECALAVCKELVSQYEEETFDYLQLSVLLRRMAKFYDCIIKQLRPEPEYFRVAYYGRGHPAFLQNKVFVYRGKEYERLSDFCTRTLNQLPNAEQMNKLSPPTTEMLESYHQYVQINKVEPLMDEKRHRLSGKPVTAEAVLRCVLYHRVNDVQRFRFSRPAPRKEIIPTNSDKEKEINTSTNNSNEFASLWLERTVLVTSYPLPGILRWFPVTSSETYLVSPLRNAIETMEATNTALRDLIIANRSDPSLPLNPLSMKLNGILDPAVMGGIDNYEKAFLNAEYRDSHPEESSDLLKLEGLIAEQIPLLSLGLQLHKVRAPTELAPFHQRLEQCFMSMRTQVEAKYGKRTCDLQIESLTQTVTMRRPPISRGDNHCLSESNMNNSDYATHYRVSSLTRSQVATFKSLTSFNFNNSTPPSNAQSVNLSRNNSMRSHILSTASLQKALGNPSPGTYKKKDSKRRSSRKSDSATVTKTDQPTSQWYTTTEISHSSIQATSSVTSLISNLHSTHVFELRQELTPKRPLRSEAEKERRMSNRWSGQSHYLRNINNGLESSGLGKGNRDSVGTTDSTASEDDPPPPLPIKMREADYCNLPEELSNNRCAATLNNLNKSSGQLKNKLPTPTDDDVDSHSKPPTPPPKPKRPIHNLNKNTLASNDVENSPVEDSSTA, translated from the exons ATGTTGAGCAACATCATTTTATACCTTTTATACA ACTTGTTTTTGTCGGTTTCCTGTCTTTGTTTCAGATGTTGTGAGAAAGACAGTCTTGATGGCACATTACGTAGAATTATCGCGcagaaagaaacaaatatcCAGAAACACGTTAACGGCAATATTGCCAATGTCACAGGTGGACAAGGATTGTGGACTAGCTTAAAATTGCTGAGGGGCGATCCGAAACAA GTACGTGATGAAAATCCACATTTGGTGCTCGGTAATGTTGCCATCGCGCGTAAAATGGGATTCCCAGAAGTTATTTTGCCGGGTGACGTACGTAATGATTTGTATCTGACGTTAATTAGCGGTGAATTCAGCAAAGGCTCCAAATCTACGGACAAAAATGTAGAAGTAACG gtCAAAGTATGTAATGAACATGGTATAGCGATCCCCGGAGTTATGACATTAGGTGGCGGCGCGTCTCCAATTGACGAGTATCGTAGCGTAATTTATTATCACGAAGACAAGCCTAGATGGTGCGAAACATTTAAGATCGCCATACCTATAGAAGAATTTAAGCAGGCCCACTTAAAGTTTACATTTAAGCATCGCAGTTCTAACGAAGCGAAAGATAAGTCTGAAAAGCCATTTGCTTTAAGTTACGTTCGATTAATGCAACGCAACGGCACGACTCTACAAGACATACAACACGAATTGTTGGTTTACAAGTTAGAGCAGAAGAAATACGACGAGAGCGATATATCCTACTTTAAATTGCCATCCACTCGTGGAGAATTg GCTGAATTAAACATGGAGAAAAAGCCAAGTTTAGGATCGCTAACATTAAGCAGTAAGGATAGTTTTTTGATAGCGACCAATATTTGCTCAACTAAATTAACCCAGAATGTAGACTTATTAGGTTTACTTAATTGGGCATCGCACAATACGGACTTAAAAGAATCTTTAGCTGCTTTAATGAAAGTTGACGGGGAGGAAATAGTGAAGTTTCTGCAG GATGTTTTGGatgctttatttaatatcttaatgaGTAATTCAGACAGTGATGTTTACGATGACATGGTCTTTGAGTgccttttatatattatcggACTCGTATCCGATAGAAAGTACCAGCACTTCCAACCAgtattagatttatatatttctgagAGCTTCTCTGCAACTCTTgcatataagaaattaattgcgGTATTACGCAAGCGTATAGATAACGTCAACAACGGCGATGGACAGGAACGAGATTTATTGCTTAAGACAATGAAAAGTCTGCAATACTGCATGAGATTTATTGTCGAATCTCGTCTTTTATTTACTGa gttAAATCAGGATGAAGAAGAATTCTCACAAACCTTAACTGATCTATTACGGTCTATCGTTAATCTCATGAGTCATGAAACAGATGGTACTCTCTTGGTTCAAGGCGCCTGTCTCAAGTACCTACCAACGACGATACCTCATTTATTAAGAGTTTATAGCGGCAAGCAATTAAGCACAATTTTAACAGATTTACTCGTGACTCTACCAACGGGTAGATTaactaaacaaaaaatgatGACGGTAAATGACATCGTCCACAGTccgctttttttaaatgtggaCTGTAGAGCGATTTTATTACCAAGAATTACTATACTTGTGAGAGACTTATTGGAGTCCAAGGAGGAG GGTCTATCGAGTACGCCTGGAAAGAGCGTGGCGAAGGTAGCCAGGCTGCTCGGCGAAAATCGGCATCGGCTCAACCAACACCGCGGCTACTCCGAAGAG GTGGAATTATGCGTCAAGATATTGTCTGACATCCTGGAACTGACTTTTAGAAAAGACGTGGGTAGCACAGTTTCAGATGTCAAGGAGATAATGTTAACAGCCCTGCGTACTATTATACAGACAGTCATATCAATGGACAGAGAAAATCCCTTAGTTGGAAATTTAGTTTCAGTAATGTTGGCGATATTCAG aCAAATGACACAACTCCATTACGAGGTGTATATCAATCATTTTGGAACAAAAATCGATTTGCTTGACTTTCTTATGGAGATACTGTTAGTCTTTAAAGATCTGGTATCTAGAAGCGTATTTCCAGGGGACTGGTGTGAAATGATTATGCTccaaaataacattattttgaattctttACGGTATTTCTCGGCTACAATTagagattattttttcacCGAGTTTGAACATCAAGCATGGTCAAATTTCTTTCATTGCGCTATCGCATTCTTAACTCAACCTGCCCTACAATTGGAGACATTTACGTCAACGAAACGAAATCGAATTATTAAGCGTTATAAAGATATGCGCAG AGCAACTGTGTTTGAAATCAGATCTATGTGGTTCAACTTGGGCCAACACAAAATACTGTTTGTGCCCAGTTTAGTTGGTGCCATCCTCGAAATGGCATTAATACCTGATACCGAATTAAGAAAAGCTACTATACCTATTTTTTTCGACATGATGCAATGCGAGTACTACAGTTCACGTATAGTGGAAGGATATGGGGATACTAAGCGCGATCCTGCTCATATCAAAGCTAATTTTATGGAATATGAAAACGAAATGATTGCAAAATTGGATATTCTG GTCGAAGGAGGCAGAGGCGATGAACAGTTTCGTACACTTTGGACTGACGTTATGGGTTCTTTATGCGAGAAACATTCTACAATGCGAGAACAAGGCTTGCGTTTCGTAGACACTATAGCTAGACTCATGGAACGCTTATTGCAATATCGCGATATTATTCATGCAGAATCCCAAGAACATCGTATGCTTTGCACtgtaaatttattagaattctATTCTGAGATTAATAGAAAGGAAATGTATATCAg ATATGTGAATAAGCTGTGTGAATTACACCTAGAATGCGATAATTATACAGAAGCAGCTTATTCTTTAAAGCTCCACAGCCAATTATTAGCATGGAGTGATCAACCTTTGTCACCTTTGTTAATATCACACAG aTATCCGTTATGTCAAACACACCGTGAGTTGAAAGAAGCATTGTACAatgatattattgattattttgataaaggAAGAATGTGGGAATGCGCCCTTGCCGTTTGCAAGGAACTAGTCTCACAATATGAGGAAGAAACATTTGATTATTTGCAACTGTCCGTACTATTAAGACGGATGGCAAAGTTTTATGACTGTATAATAAAACAGTTAAGGCCTGAACCAGAATATTTCAGAGTCGCATATTACGGCAGAGGGCACCCTGCCTTCCTTCAAAACAAG GTATTTGTTTATCGAGGAAAGGAATACGAAAGACTTAGTGATTTTTGCACAAGAACACTGAATCAGTTACCGAATGCAGAGCAAATGAATAAGTTGTCTCCGCCCACCACAGAGATGCTAGAATCATATCATCAATATGTACAAATCAACAAGGTAGAGCCACTGATGGATGAAAAGAGGCATCGCCTAAGTGGTAAACCAGTTACTGCAGAAGCAGTTTTAAGGTGCGTATT ATATCATCGTGTGAACGATGTGCAGCGCTTTAGATTTTCAAGACCTGCTCCGAGAAAGGAAATCATTCCGACAAATAGCGAtaaggaaaaggaaataaatactAGCACCAACAATAGCAATGAGTTTGCCTCGTTATGGTTGGAAAGAACAGTACTTGTTACAAGCTACCCGTTGCCAGGAATACTTCGATGGTTCCCTGTGACGTCTAGCGAGACATATTTAGTCAGTCCCTTGAGGAATGCGATTGAAACTATGGAAGCTACAAACACAGCATTGAGGGATCTCATTATTGCCAACAG GAGTGATCCCAGTCTTCCATTAAATCCTTTGAGCATGAAATTAAATGGCATATTGGATCCTGCTGTTATGGGTGGAATCGATAACTATGAAAAGGCCTTCCTCAACGCAGAGTACAGAGATAGTCATCCGGAAGAGAGTTCGGATCTTCTCAAGTTAGAAGGGCTTATTGCAGAGCAAATCCCTCTACTCAGCCTAGGTCTACAGTTACATAAAGTACGAGCACCCACCGAATTGGCGCCGTTTCATCAACGTTTAGAGCAATGTTTCATGTCAATGCGTACTCAAGTAGAAGCTAAATATGGAAAAAGG ACCTGCGACTTGCAAATTGAAAGCCTAACGCAAACCGTAACAATGCGGAGACCACCAATTTCGAGAGGAGATAATCACTGCCTGTCCGAgtcaaatatgaataattcaGA CTATGCAACTCACTACAGGGTATCCTCACTTACAAGATCCCAAGTTGCAACGTTCAAGTCGCTTACATCGTTCAATTTTAACAACAGCACACCTCCAAGTAATGCTCAAAGCGTCAATTTGTCAAG AAACAACTCCATGCGTTCGCACATCTTGTCAACGGCCTCTTTGCAAAAGGCATTGGGAAATCCAAGTCCAGGAACGTACAAAAAGAAGGATTCAAAGCGTAGAAGCTCGCGAAAGAGTGATTCCGCCACAGTGACAAAAACCGATCAACCGACCAGCCAGTGGTATACCACAACCGAAATATCCCACAGCTCAATTCAGGCAACATCGTCTGTTACGTCGTTAATATCTAATTTACATTCAACACATGTATTTGAGCTTCGACAAGAG CTCACACCAAAACGTCCCCTGAGATCGGAAgcggagaaagaaaggagaatgAGTAATCGTTGGTCCGGCCAATCTCACTATCTAAGGAACATCAACAACGGACTGGAATCAAGCGGTTTAGGGAAGGGAAATAGAGATAGCGTCGGCACAACTGACAGTACAGCATCCGAGGACGACCCGCCACCTCCTCTACCGATTAAAATGCGCGAAGCCGATTATTGTAATCTTCCAGAGGAGCTGTCTAATAATCGGTGTGCGGCTACTTTGAATAATCTCAACAAGTCTTCGGGACAGTTGAAGAACAAGTTGCCGACACCTACCGACGACGATGTAGACAGTCATTCTAAACCGCCCACACCTCCACCGAAACCGAAAAGACCGATTcacaatttgaataaaaacacGCTTGCCTCTAACGACGTCGAAAACTCACCTGTCGAGGATTCGTCGACTGCATAA
- the Mbc gene encoding dedicator of cytokinesis protein 1 isoform X6, with protein MTMTWKRIEEHSGIDWYYGRSKFKGTWGIFPKSYIHILQKSANTDNLVQEITNVLREWGHHWKHLYVTHSEHFETMQQQILDAIGYRSKILSGTLTVDELKDMKRLATAKIGTGNQLLGLDMVVRDEHGNILNPLETSTIQLYYHHETAAERIRKACNDTKKKPYKPQVPVYSHIFFVSVRNFVCKMAEDVELLLTLYDGREMKAITENYVVSWSKEGLARDIDQLHNLRVLFTDLGSRDLMRDKVYLACYVIRIGGMEAKEPDHRRSSVTQANQTKSKGAESMRRPFGVAAMDITLFITGKLEGDVEQHHFIPFIQCCEKDSLDGTLRRIIAQKETNIQKHVNGNIANVTGGQGLWTSLKLLRGDPKQVRDENPHLVLGNVAIARKMGFPEVILPGDVRNDLYLTLISGEFSKGSKSTDKNVEVTVKVCNEHGIAIPGVMTLGGGASPIDEYRSVIYYHEDKPRWCETFKIAIPIEEFKQAHLKFTFKHRSSNEAKDKSEKPFALSYVRLMQRNGTTLQDIQHELLVYKLEQKKYDESDISYFKLPSTRGELAELNMEKKPSLGSLTLSSKDSFLIATNICSTKLTQNVDLLGLLNWASHNTDLKESLAALMKVDGEEIVKFLQDVLDALFNILMSNSDSDVYDDMVFECLLYIIGLVSDRKYQHFQPVLDLYISESFSATLAYKKLIAVLRKRIDNVNNGDGQERDLLLKTMKSLQYCMRFIVESRLLFTELNQDEEEFSQTLTDLLRSIVNLMSHETDGTLLVQGACLKYLPTTIPHLLRVYSGKQLSTILTDLLVTLPTGRLTKQKMMTVNDIVHSPLFLNVDCRAILLPRITILVRDLLESKEEGLSSTPGKSVAKVARLLGENRHRLNQHRGYSEEVELCVKILSDILELTFRKDVGSTVSDVKEIMLTALRTIIQTVISMDRENPLVGNLVSVMLAIFRQMTQLHYEVYINHFGTKIDLLDFLMEILLVFKDLVSRSVFPGDWCEMIMLQNNIILNSLRYFSATIRDYFFTEFEHQAWSNFFHCAIAFLTQPALQLETFTSTKRNRIIKRYKDMRRATVFEIRSMWFNLGQHKILFVPSLVGAILEMALIPDTELRKATIPIFFDMMQCEYYSSRIVEGYGDTKRDPAHIKANFMEYENEMIAKLDILVEGGRGDEQFRTLWTDVMGSLCEKHSTMREQGLRFVDTIARLMERLLQYRDIIHAESQEHRMLCTVNLLEFYSEINRKEMYIRYVNKLCELHLECDNYTEAAYSLKLHSQLLAWSDQPLSPLLISHRYPLCQTHRELKEALYNDIIDYFDKGRMWECALAVCKELVSQYEEETFDYLQLSVLLRRMAKFYDCIIKQLRPEPEYFRVAYYGRGHPAFLQNKVFVYRGKEYERLSDFCTRTLNQLPNAEQMNKLSPPTTEMLESYHQYVQINKVEPLMDEKRHRLSGKPVTAEAVLRCVLYHRVNDVQRFRFSRPAPRKEIIPTNSDKEKEINTSTNNSNEFASLWLERTVLVTSYPLPGILRWFPVTSSETYLVSPLRNAIETMEATNTALRDLIIANRSDPSLPLNPLSMKLNGILDPAVMGGIDNYEKAFLNAEYRDSHPEESSDLLKLEGLIAEQIPLLSLGLQLHKVRAPTELAPFHQRLEQCFMSMRTQVEAKYGKRTCDLQIESLTQTVTMRRPPISRGDNHCLSESNMNNSDYATHYRVSSLTRSQVATFKSLTSFNFNNSTPPSNAQSVNLSRNNSMRSHILSTASLQKALGNPSPGTYKKKDSKRRSSRKSDSATVTKTDQPTSQWYTTTEISHSSIQATSSVTSLISNLHSTHVFELRQELTPKRPLRSEAEKERRMSNRWSGQSHYLRNINNGLESSGLGKGNRDSVGTTDSTASEDDPPPPLPIKMREADYCNLPEELSNNRCAATLNNLNKSSGQLKNKLPTPTDDDVDSHSKPPTPPPKPKRPIHNLNKNTLASNDVENSPVEDSSTA; from the exons ATTGGTATTACGGCCGCAGCAAGTTTAAGGGTACATGGggaatttttccaaaatcctACATACATATCCTGCAGAAATCTGCGAATACGGATAACTTAGTGCAGGAGATTACTAACGTCTTGCGAGAATGGGGGCATCATTGGAAACATTTGTATGTG ACACACTCCGAGCACTTCGAAACAATGCAGCAACAGATTCTGGATGCGATCGGATACAGAAGCAAGATTTTAAGCGGGACTTTAACGGTAGACGAGTTGAAGGACATGAAGAGATTGGCGACAGCAAAGATAGGCACTGGGAATCAACTGTTGGGCTTGGACATGGTGGTTCGAGACGAGCACGGAAATATTCTGAATCCCCTGGAGACAAGCACTATCCAATTGTATTACCATCACGAGACTGCTGCGGAAAGGATAAGAAAAGCGTGCAATGATACCAAGAAGAAGCCCTACAAGCCACAAGTACCTGTATATTCACATATCTTCTTCGTTAGTGTGAGaaattttgtatgtaaaatGGCAGAGGACGTAGAGCTGCTGTTGACTTTGTACGACGGCAGAGAGATGAAAGCTATCACGGAGAACTACGTGGTATCGTGGAGCAAAGAGGGACTCGCGAGGGACATTGATCAGCTGCACAATCTTAGAGTATTGTTCACGGATCTTGGTTCCAGAGATTTAATGAGGGACAAAGTTTATTTAGCCTGTTACGTAATTAGAATAGGCGGTATGGAAGCCAAAGAACCGGACCACCGTCGCTCGAGTGTTACACAAGCTAATCAAACCAAATCTAAGGGCGCGGAAAGTATGAGGCGACCGTTTGGTGTAGCCGCTATGGATATTACCTTATTCATTACCGGCAAGCTTGAAGGTGATGTTGAGCAACATCATTTTATACCTTTTATACA ATGTTGTGAGAAAGACAGTCTTGATGGCACATTACGTAGAATTATCGCGcagaaagaaacaaatatcCAGAAACACGTTAACGGCAATATTGCCAATGTCACAGGTGGACAAGGATTGTGGACTAGCTTAAAATTGCTGAGGGGCGATCCGAAACAA GTACGTGATGAAAATCCACATTTGGTGCTCGGTAATGTTGCCATCGCGCGTAAAATGGGATTCCCAGAAGTTATTTTGCCGGGTGACGTACGTAATGATTTGTATCTGACGTTAATTAGCGGTGAATTCAGCAAAGGCTCCAAATCTACGGACAAAAATGTAGAAGTAACG gtCAAAGTATGTAATGAACATGGTATAGCGATCCCCGGAGTTATGACATTAGGTGGCGGCGCGTCTCCAATTGACGAGTATCGTAGCGTAATTTATTATCACGAAGACAAGCCTAGATGGTGCGAAACATTTAAGATCGCCATACCTATAGAAGAATTTAAGCAGGCCCACTTAAAGTTTACATTTAAGCATCGCAGTTCTAACGAAGCGAAAGATAAGTCTGAAAAGCCATTTGCTTTAAGTTACGTTCGATTAATGCAACGCAACGGCACGACTCTACAAGACATACAACACGAATTGTTGGTTTACAAGTTAGAGCAGAAGAAATACGACGAGAGCGATATATCCTACTTTAAATTGCCATCCACTCGTGGAGAATTg GCTGAATTAAACATGGAGAAAAAGCCAAGTTTAGGATCGCTAACATTAAGCAGTAAGGATAGTTTTTTGATAGCGACCAATATTTGCTCAACTAAATTAACCCAGAATGTAGACTTATTAGGTTTACTTAATTGGGCATCGCACAATACGGACTTAAAAGAATCTTTAGCTGCTTTAATGAAAGTTGACGGGGAGGAAATAGTGAAGTTTCTGCAG GATGTTTTGGatgctttatttaatatcttaatgaGTAATTCAGACAGTGATGTTTACGATGACATGGTCTTTGAGTgccttttatatattatcggACTCGTATCCGATAGAAAGTACCAGCACTTCCAACCAgtattagatttatatatttctgagAGCTTCTCTGCAACTCTTgcatataagaaattaattgcgGTATTACGCAAGCGTATAGATAACGTCAACAACGGCGATGGACAGGAACGAGATTTATTGCTTAAGACAATGAAAAGTCTGCAATACTGCATGAGATTTATTGTCGAATCTCGTCTTTTATTTACTGa gttAAATCAGGATGAAGAAGAATTCTCACAAACCTTAACTGATCTATTACGGTCTATCGTTAATCTCATGAGTCATGAAACAGATGGTACTCTCTTGGTTCAAGGCGCCTGTCTCAAGTACCTACCAACGACGATACCTCATTTATTAAGAGTTTATAGCGGCAAGCAATTAAGCACAATTTTAACAGATTTACTCGTGACTCTACCAACGGGTAGATTaactaaacaaaaaatgatGACGGTAAATGACATCGTCCACAGTccgctttttttaaatgtggaCTGTAGAGCGATTTTATTACCAAGAATTACTATACTTGTGAGAGACTTATTGGAGTCCAAGGAGGAG GGTCTATCGAGTACGCCTGGAAAGAGCGTGGCGAAGGTAGCCAGGCTGCTCGGCGAAAATCGGCATCGGCTCAACCAACACCGCGGCTACTCCGAAGAG GTGGAATTATGCGTCAAGATATTGTCTGACATCCTGGAACTGACTTTTAGAAAAGACGTGGGTAGCACAGTTTCAGATGTCAAGGAGATAATGTTAACAGCCCTGCGTACTATTATACAGACAGTCATATCAATGGACAGAGAAAATCCCTTAGTTGGAAATTTAGTTTCAGTAATGTTGGCGATATTCAG aCAAATGACACAACTCCATTACGAGGTGTATATCAATCATTTTGGAACAAAAATCGATTTGCTTGACTTTCTTATGGAGATACTGTTAGTCTTTAAAGATCTGGTATCTAGAAGCGTATTTCCAGGGGACTGGTGTGAAATGATTATGCTccaaaataacattattttgaattctttACGGTATTTCTCGGCTACAATTagagattattttttcacCGAGTTTGAACATCAAGCATGGTCAAATTTCTTTCATTGCGCTATCGCATTCTTAACTCAACCTGCCCTACAATTGGAGACATTTACGTCAACGAAACGAAATCGAATTATTAAGCGTTATAAAGATATGCGCAG AGCAACTGTGTTTGAAATCAGATCTATGTGGTTCAACTTGGGCCAACACAAAATACTGTTTGTGCCCAGTTTAGTTGGTGCCATCCTCGAAATGGCATTAATACCTGATACCGAATTAAGAAAAGCTACTATACCTATTTTTTTCGACATGATGCAATGCGAGTACTACAGTTCACGTATAGTGGAAGGATATGGGGATACTAAGCGCGATCCTGCTCATATCAAAGCTAATTTTATGGAATATGAAAACGAAATGATTGCAAAATTGGATATTCTG GTCGAAGGAGGCAGAGGCGATGAACAGTTTCGTACACTTTGGACTGACGTTATGGGTTCTTTATGCGAGAAACATTCTACAATGCGAGAACAAGGCTTGCGTTTCGTAGACACTATAGCTAGACTCATGGAACGCTTATTGCAATATCGCGATATTATTCATGCAGAATCCCAAGAACATCGTATGCTTTGCACtgtaaatttattagaattctATTCTGAGATTAATAGAAAGGAAATGTATATCAg ATATGTGAATAAGCTGTGTGAATTACACCTAGAATGCGATAATTATACAGAAGCAGCTTATTCTTTAAAGCTCCACAGCCAATTATTAGCATGGAGTGATCAACCTTTGTCACCTTTGTTAATATCACACAG aTATCCGTTATGTCAAACACACCGTGAGTTGAAAGAAGCATTGTACAatgatattattgattattttgataaaggAAGAATGTGGGAATGCGCCCTTGCCGTTTGCAAGGAACTAGTCTCACAATATGAGGAAGAAACATTTGATTATTTGCAACTGTCCGTACTATTAAGACGGATGGCAAAGTTTTATGACTGTATAATAAAACAGTTAAGGCCTGAACCAGAATATTTCAGAGTCGCATATTACGGCAGAGGGCACCCTGCCTTCCTTCAAAACAAG GTATTTGTTTATCGAGGAAAGGAATACGAAAGACTTAGTGATTTTTGCACAAGAACACTGAATCAGTTACCGAATGCAGAGCAAATGAATAAGTTGTCTCCGCCCACCACAGAGATGCTAGAATCATATCATCAATATGTACAAATCAACAAGGTAGAGCCACTGATGGATGAAAAGAGGCATCGCCTAAGTGGTAAACCAGTTACTGCAGAAGCAGTTTTAAGGTGCGTATT ATATCATCGTGTGAACGATGTGCAGCGCTTTAGATTTTCAAGACCTGCTCCGAGAAAGGAAATCATTCCGACAAATAGCGAtaaggaaaaggaaataaatactAGCACCAACAATAGCAATGAGTTTGCCTCGTTATGGTTGGAAAGAACAGTACTTGTTACAAGCTACCCGTTGCCAGGAATACTTCGATGGTTCCCTGTGACGTCTAGCGAGACATATTTAGTCAGTCCCTTGAGGAATGCGATTGAAACTATGGAAGCTACAAACACAGCATTGAGGGATCTCATTATTGCCAACAG GAGTGATCCCAGTCTTCCATTAAATCCTTTGAGCATGAAATTAAATGGCATATTGGATCCTGCTGTTATGGGTGGAATCGATAACTATGAAAAGGCCTTCCTCAACGCAGAGTACAGAGATAGTCATCCGGAAGAGAGTTCGGATCTTCTCAAGTTAGAAGGGCTTATTGCAGAGCAAATCCCTCTACTCAGCCTAGGTCTACAGTTACATAAAGTACGAGCACCCACCGAATTGGCGCCGTTTCATCAACGTTTAGAGCAATGTTTCATGTCAATGCGTACTCAAGTAGAAGCTAAATATGGAAAAAGG ACCTGCGACTTGCAAATTGAAAGCCTAACGCAAACCGTAACAATGCGGAGACCACCAATTTCGAGAGGAGATAATCACTGCCTGTCCGAgtcaaatatgaataattcaGA CTATGCAACTCACTACAGGGTATCCTCACTTACAAGATCCCAAGTTGCAACGTTCAAGTCGCTTACATCGTTCAATTTTAACAACAGCACACCTCCAAGTAATGCTCAAAGCGTCAATTTGTCAAG AAACAACTCCATGCGTTCGCACATCTTGTCAACGGCCTCTTTGCAAAAGGCATTGGGAAATCCAAGTCCAGGAACGTACAAAAAGAAGGATTCAAAGCGTAGAAGCTCGCGAAAGAGTGATTCCGCCACAGTGACAAAAACCGATCAACCGACCAGCCAGTGGTATACCACAACCGAAATATCCCACAGCTCAATTCAGGCAACATCGTCTGTTACGTCGTTAATATCTAATTTACATTCAACACATGTATTTGAGCTTCGACAAGAG CTCACACCAAAACGTCCCCTGAGATCGGAAgcggagaaagaaaggagaatgAGTAATCGTTGGTCCGGCCAATCTCACTATCTAAGGAACATCAACAACGGACTGGAATCAAGCGGTTTAGGGAAGGGAAATAGAGATAGCGTCGGCACAACTGACAGTACAGCATCCGAGGACGACCCGCCACCTCCTCTACCGATTAAAATGCGCGAAGCCGATTATTGTAATCTTCCAGAGGAGCTGTCTAATAATCGGTGTGCGGCTACTTTGAATAATCTCAACAAGTCTTCGGGACAGTTGAAGAACAAGTTGCCGACACCTACCGACGACGATGTAGACAGTCATTCTAAACCGCCCACACCTCCACCGAAACCGAAAAGACCGATTcacaatttgaataaaaacacGCTTGCCTCTAACGACGTCGAAAACTCACCTGTCGAGGATTCGTCGACTGCATAA